A region of Paenibacillus thiaminolyticus DNA encodes the following proteins:
- the narJ gene encoding nitrate reductase molybdenum cofactor assembly chaperone, with the protein MNEIVRRSSWMMLSCLLQYPDDEWHEAADDIYVSWCELLQQDSTEMNERLIQLAGECIAGFAGMDAEAVTEQYVKTFDFGKKTNLYLTYGQLGEDRERGPALLKLKQIYEQENMILATEELPDYLPLMLEYAAVAEGDTGAGLLFSFKDALEGIREALVAVDSPYQHVLHAIMLMLDQSGVTEGSVRFEPPAGCASAGGMAAGCGPMWAAAGYGGAPVFRKDDAEAAGRGATQ; encoded by the coding sequence ATGAACGAGATAGTGCGGCGTTCGAGTTGGATGATGCTGTCGTGCTTGCTGCAATACCCGGATGACGAGTGGCATGAGGCGGCGGATGACATCTATGTAAGCTGGTGCGAGCTGCTGCAGCAGGACAGCACGGAGATGAACGAGCGGTTGATTCAGCTGGCAGGCGAGTGCATCGCCGGATTTGCGGGGATGGATGCGGAGGCGGTGACGGAGCAATATGTGAAGACATTTGATTTTGGCAAGAAAACGAATCTGTACTTGACCTATGGACAGCTCGGCGAGGATCGCGAGCGCGGCCCGGCATTGCTGAAGCTGAAGCAGATCTATGAACAAGAGAATATGATCCTCGCCACCGAGGAACTGCCGGATTACTTGCCGCTAATGCTTGAATATGCGGCTGTCGCGGAAGGCGATACAGGAGCGGGCTTATTATTCTCCTTCAAGGATGCGCTGGAAGGCATACGGGAAGCGCTCGTTGCCGTGGACAGTCCGTATCAACATGTACTGCATGCGATCATGCTGATGCTCGACCAATCCGGGGTGACCGAAGGTTCTGTCCGCTTCGAACCGCCTGCGGGGTGCGCGAGCGCCGGCGGGATGGCTGCGGGCTGCGGTCCGATGTGGGCGGCGGCAGGATACGGAGGCGCCCCGGTGTTCCGGAAGGATGACGCGGAAGCTGCCGGAAGGGGGGCAACGCAATGA
- the narI gene encoding respiratory nitrate reductase subunit gamma gives MTFGDQFFWVIYPYIILIIFLVGLYYRYQTDQFGWTAKSSEVLEKKKLRWGSNLFHAGIMLVLLGHIGGLLIPKPWLESIGISDHLYHTVAIVLGSAAGLMTLVGCIILLLRRLTDRRIRRTSSFGDMLSIILLTIIVVVGMGATLFNATSRSGFDYRETIAPWIRGVLTFTPEGILMKDVPYIFKIHIILGLGLFGVFPFTRLVHMLSMPIKYWRRSYVLYRRRK, from the coding sequence ATGACGTTCGGCGATCAGTTTTTCTGGGTGATTTACCCGTATATCATTCTCATTATTTTTCTGGTCGGGTTGTATTACCGCTACCAGACGGATCAGTTCGGTTGGACAGCCAAGTCGAGCGAAGTACTGGAGAAGAAAAAACTGAGATGGGGCAGCAATCTGTTCCATGCCGGTATCATGCTCGTCTTGCTCGGGCATATCGGCGGACTCCTTATTCCGAAGCCGTGGCTGGAGTCCATCGGGATCAGCGATCATTTGTATCATACCGTGGCGATTGTGCTCGGCTCCGCCGCCGGCCTGATGACGCTCGTTGGCTGCATTATCCTGCTGCTGCGACGCTTGACGGATCGGCGTATCCGGCGTACGAGCAGCTTCGGCGATATGCTGTCGATCATTCTGCTTACGATTATCGTCGTCGTTGGCATGGGGGCGACCTTATTCAATGCGACGAGCCGCAGCGGATTCGATTACCGGGAGACGATCGCGCCTTGGATTCGCGGCGTGTTGACCTTCACGCCGGAGGGCATATTGATGAAGGATGTACCCTATATTTTTAAAATTCATATCATCCTCGGTCTGGGGCTATTCGGCGTGTTCCCGTTTACGAGGCTTGTTCACATGTTGAGCATGCCGATTAAATATTGGAGACGGAGTTATGTCTTGTATAGAAGGAGAAAATAG
- the mobB gene encoding molybdopterin-guanine dinucleotide biosynthesis protein B, with protein sequence MEGGRRDGMGTPDVTSADGGTAAERHWLQRESMQQSAPQAAVVQIVGYKNSGKTTLACKLIAALTEEGYRVGTAKRDAHQFTLDDAGTDSARHLEHGAVETVLTSGKATRWMRQAPTSLSDIAVCMCGRVDIVIAEGFKREPFPKIALVRDPAQLSDLIQETTNVRLWISWFSPEAAMNGESDGSLPPLLSICDEEAVLDRALSVCRSLCSRTMSASRTMK encoded by the coding sequence ATGGAAGGAGGAAGACGAGACGGTATGGGAACTCCAGACGTCACAAGTGCTGATGGCGGGACAGCCGCCGAACGGCATTGGCTTCAGCGGGAGAGCATGCAACAGAGTGCCCCGCAAGCGGCTGTTGTGCAAATTGTAGGATATAAGAACAGCGGCAAGACGACGTTGGCCTGCAAGCTGATCGCCGCACTGACGGAAGAGGGGTACCGGGTCGGAACGGCGAAGCGCGATGCCCATCAATTCACGCTCGATGACGCAGGCACGGACAGCGCGCGCCACCTGGAGCATGGGGCGGTCGAGACCGTGCTCACATCCGGGAAGGCGACCCGATGGATGCGGCAAGCGCCGACATCGCTGTCTGACATTGCCGTATGCATGTGCGGCCGCGTCGATATCGTCATTGCCGAAGGCTTCAAGCGGGAGCCTTTTCCGAAGATCGCGCTCGTCCGTGACCCCGCGCAGCTGTCGGATCTCATCCAGGAGACGACAAACGTGCGTCTATGGATCAGCTGGTTCTCCCCTGAAGCCGCCATGAACGGGGAGTCCGACGGCTCCCTTCCTCCTCTCCTCTCGATCTGCGATGAAGAAGCGGTGCTGGACAGGGCGCTATCCGTCTGCAGATCGCTCTGCTCCCGAACGATGTCTGCCTCCCGCACGATGAAGTGA
- a CDS encoding nitrate reductase subunit alpha — protein sequence MKKSNPLLQKLKFFRKRETNAEGWSEVSPADRTWEDMYRSRWQHDKVVRSTHGVNCTGSCSWKIFVKDGIVTWETQQTDYPTTGPDMPEFEPRGCPRGASFSWYLYSPLRVKYPYIRGKLLQLWREARKEKDDPVSAWASIVEDEQKKSAYKSARGKGGMVRTTWEEAAEIISASMLYTIKQYGPDRIFGFSPIPAMSMVSYAAGSRFLSLIGSPLLSFYDWYADLPPASPQIWGDQTDVPESSDWYNSSYLLVWGSNLPMTRTPDAHFMTEARYRGTKVVSVSPDYAEFVRFADEWLPAKQGTDGALAMAMGHVILSEFYVKQRTPYFEHYVKKYTDFPFLVILAEQDGNYKADRFLNAHDLGVETNNAEWKTVMVGENTGQLHIPNGTIGSRWGEEGNWNLELIDTITGEEIVPQLGLGANADGRLELMLPYFDDEGKKTVSRIVPYRTVTSADGTEYRVTTVYDLTLAQYGVDPDGTSRYDEAGIACTPAWQEAITGVDRASVTQIAREFAQNAIDSQGRSMIIVGAGINHWYNSDTIYRSILNLVIMTGCQGVNGGGWAHYVGQEKLRPAEGWATVAFARDWTMPPRQQNGTSFFYFATDQWRYESNPVDGHTSPLVDKARYTHYADYNVLAARLGWLPSYPQFNENSLTLSAQAQEHGLSTNEEIAQYVAQRLKNRTLSFAIEDPDAASNHPKVMFVWRANLISSSGKGHEYFLKHLLGTHNGLLNDDQEAIRPQEIAWREEASKGKLDLMVDIDFRMSGTAVYSDIVLPAATWYEKSDLSSTDMHPFIHPFNPAVPPLWESKSDWETFKTIAKIFSEMAQAEFAGPVTDVVAMPLQHDTPDELAQPQGKIRDWSKQEIEAIPGKTMPRFVVVERDYTQVYKKMISLGPNVKEKPYGIKGMNWSAAEEYELLKKVNGVTKDAGAGAGCPQLITDRQVAEAILTLSSTSNGKMAVKAWEALERKTALKLTDLAEDRIEDRFTFEDITAKPKTVITSPAFSGSEQHGRRYSPFTTNIERLIPFRTLTGRQHFYLDHELLTEFGENMAIFKPTLKHAPFHSVKQRPGVKGKEVVLNFMTPHSKWSIHSMYYDSLPMLTLFRGGPTIWMNKDDAASAEIQDNDWIECFNQNGAVVARAVLTHRMPRGMAFMHHAQDRTINVPATDVSATRGGTHNSPTRIHVKPTHMIGGYAQLSYGFNYYGPTGNQRDLYVVIRKLQEVNWLED from the coding sequence ATGAAAAAGAGCAATCCGCTACTGCAGAAGCTGAAATTTTTCCGCAAGCGGGAGACGAACGCGGAAGGCTGGAGTGAAGTATCGCCGGCCGATCGGACGTGGGAAGACATGTACCGCAGCCGCTGGCAGCATGACAAGGTGGTACGCTCTACGCATGGGGTCAACTGCACCGGATCTTGCAGCTGGAAGATCTTCGTCAAGGACGGCATCGTCACGTGGGAGACGCAGCAGACGGACTATCCGACGACCGGACCGGATATGCCGGAATTCGAACCGCGCGGCTGTCCCCGCGGAGCCAGCTTCTCCTGGTATCTCTATAGCCCGCTGCGCGTGAAGTACCCGTATATTCGCGGCAAGCTGCTTCAGCTATGGCGCGAGGCGCGCAAGGAGAAGGATGATCCGGTGAGCGCATGGGCTTCCATCGTCGAGGACGAGCAGAAGAAGTCTGCCTACAAGTCAGCCCGCGGCAAAGGCGGCATGGTACGGACGACTTGGGAAGAGGCGGCGGAGATCATTTCTGCGTCGATGCTGTATACGATTAAGCAATACGGACCGGATCGGATCTTCGGCTTTTCCCCTATCCCTGCCATGTCCATGGTCAGCTACGCGGCAGGGTCGCGTTTTCTGTCCCTGATCGGATCGCCGCTGCTCAGCTTCTATGATTGGTATGCGGATCTTCCGCCGGCTTCGCCGCAGATCTGGGGCGATCAGACCGACGTGCCGGAGAGCAGCGATTGGTATAATTCCAGTTATTTGCTCGTATGGGGCTCGAACCTGCCTATGACGCGCACACCGGATGCGCACTTCATGACGGAAGCCCGCTATCGCGGGACGAAGGTCGTATCCGTCAGTCCGGATTATGCGGAGTTCGTTCGCTTCGCGGATGAATGGCTGCCTGCCAAGCAGGGAACGGACGGTGCGTTGGCCATGGCGATGGGGCATGTCATTTTGAGCGAGTTCTATGTCAAGCAGCGGACCCCTTATTTCGAACATTATGTGAAAAAATATACAGATTTTCCTTTCCTCGTCATCCTGGCGGAACAAGACGGGAACTACAAGGCGGATCGCTTCCTGAATGCGCATGATCTCGGCGTCGAGACGAACAATGCGGAGTGGAAGACGGTGATGGTCGGGGAGAACACCGGCCAATTGCATATTCCGAACGGCACGATCGGCTCGCGTTGGGGCGAAGAGGGCAACTGGAATCTGGAGCTTATCGATACGATAACGGGCGAGGAGATTGTCCCGCAGCTCGGTCTCGGCGCTAACGCCGACGGCCGCCTGGAGCTGATGCTGCCTTATTTCGATGATGAAGGCAAAAAAACGGTGTCACGCATCGTACCGTACCGGACCGTGACTTCGGCGGATGGAACCGAGTATCGCGTAACAACCGTGTACGATCTTACCTTGGCGCAATATGGCGTCGATCCGGACGGGACGAGCCGCTACGATGAGGCGGGCATCGCATGCACGCCGGCTTGGCAAGAGGCGATAACCGGCGTAGATCGCGCCTCAGTCACGCAGATTGCCCGCGAATTCGCGCAGAACGCGATCGACAGCCAGGGACGATCGATGATTATTGTCGGAGCGGGCATCAACCACTGGTACAACTCCGATACGATCTACCGCAGCATCCTGAACCTCGTCATCATGACGGGCTGTCAAGGCGTGAACGGCGGCGGTTGGGCGCACTATGTAGGACAGGAGAAGCTGCGCCCGGCGGAAGGCTGGGCCACGGTTGCCTTCGCCCGCGACTGGACGATGCCTCCGCGGCAGCAGAACGGAACTTCGTTCTTCTACTTCGCGACGGATCAGTGGCGCTACGAATCGAACCCGGTGGACGGGCATACGTCACCGCTTGTAGATAAGGCCCGCTATACGCATTATGCCGACTATAATGTGCTCGCGGCCCGGCTGGGCTGGCTGCCTTCCTACCCGCAATTCAACGAGAATTCACTCACGTTGAGCGCCCAGGCGCAGGAGCATGGTCTGAGCACGAATGAGGAGATCGCGCAGTATGTCGCGCAGCGGCTGAAGAATCGCACACTATCGTTCGCGATCGAGGATCCGGACGCGGCTTCGAACCATCCCAAGGTGATGTTCGTCTGGCGCGCCAATCTGATCTCCAGCTCCGGGAAGGGGCATGAGTATTTCCTGAAGCATCTGCTTGGCACGCATAACGGCCTGCTGAATGATGATCAGGAGGCGATTCGGCCGCAAGAGATCGCCTGGCGGGAAGAAGCCTCCAAGGGCAAGCTGGACCTGATGGTCGATATCGACTTCCGCATGTCGGGAACGGCCGTCTATTCCGACATCGTGCTCCCGGCAGCGACCTGGTACGAGAAGAGCGACTTGTCCTCCACCGATATGCATCCATTTATTCACCCGTTCAATCCGGCGGTGCCGCCGCTATGGGAATCGAAGTCGGACTGGGAGACGTTCAAGACGATTGCGAAGATATTCTCCGAGATGGCGCAGGCCGAATTCGCAGGTCCCGTCACAGATGTCGTTGCCATGCCATTGCAGCATGACACGCCGGATGAACTGGCCCAGCCGCAGGGCAAGATACGCGATTGGAGCAAGCAGGAGATCGAGGCAATTCCAGGCAAGACGATGCCGAGATTCGTCGTCGTGGAACGGGATTATACGCAAGTGTATAAGAAAATGATCTCGCTCGGGCCGAATGTGAAAGAGAAGCCCTACGGCATTAAGGGCATGAACTGGTCTGCCGCCGAAGAATACGAGCTGCTGAAGAAAGTGAATGGCGTGACGAAGGACGCGGGTGCCGGAGCGGGATGTCCGCAGCTCATCACCGATCGCCAGGTGGCGGAAGCGATCTTGACGCTGTCATCGACGAGCAACGGGAAGATGGCGGTCAAGGCATGGGAAGCGCTGGAGCGCAAGACGGCGCTGAAGCTGACCGATCTGGCGGAGGATCGAATCGAAGACCGGTTCACCTTCGAGGATATTACGGCGAAGCCGAAGACGGTCATCACCTCTCCGGCATTCAGCGGGTCGGAGCAGCATGGACGACGGTATTCGCCGTTTACGACGAATATCGAACGGCTGATTCCGTTCCGGACGCTGACGGGACGCCAGCATTTCTATCTCGATCATGAATTATTGACCGAGTTCGGCGAGAATATGGCGATCTTCAAGCCGACCTTGAAGCATGCGCCGTTCCACAGCGTGAAGCAGCGTCCGGGCGTGAAGGGCAAGGAAGTCGTGCTGAACTTCATGACCCCGCACAGCAAATGGTCCATTCACAGCATGTATTACGATTCGCTCCCGATGCTGACCTTGTTCCGGGGCGGTCCGACGATCTGGATGAATAAGGATGACGCGGCAAGCGCGGAGATTCAGGATAATGACTGGATTGAATGCTTCAATCAGAACGGCGCTGTCGTAGCCCGGGCGGTACTGACGCACCGGATGCCGCGGGGCATGGCCTTCATGCATCATGCCCAGGATCGGACGATTAATGTGCCCGCGACCGATGTCTCGGCGACGCGCGGCGGAACGCATAACAGTCCGACGCGAATTCATGTGAAGCCGACGCATATGATAGGCGGCTATGCGCAATTGAGCTATGGCTTCAACTATTACGGGCCAACGGGCAACCAGCGCGACTTGTACGTCGTGATTCGCAAACTGCAGGAGGTGAACTGGCTTGAAGATTAA
- the glp gene encoding gephyrin-like molybdotransferase Glp: MSGRKEQHTFMRQAISVEEATKHVLEAVRLMPTEVVPLAECCGRFLAADLVAPQPVPHFRRSGMDGYALAAADTAKASIQAPVILNVVDNIPAGTVPQRAVRAGECARIMTGAAVPDGADAVIPYEKTAEGGTNTEGFITCFVKAPVSPGDNVSPIGMEMEAGETVLRAGTRIGQGEMALLAMFGAAAVQVHRRPRVAIIATGAELLEVHDALQPGRIRNSNGSMIAAAVTEFGGIPYHLEQVADDAERAGQAIMNALAAYDAVVSTGGVSVGDHDIVYDITRSWDGDLKFNKVMMRPGSPTTFGVRQGTPLFALSGNPAACYVGCRLFLRPALRGMMGAERAAEPRMKAVLAADDVKSDRFTRFVRGVLTSREGRLEAAPVGRDMSSITVSLRDANCLICLPGSPHGHKAGTLVDVIVL, encoded by the coding sequence ATGAGCGGAAGGAAGGAGCAGCATACCTTCATGCGCCAGGCGATTTCAGTGGAAGAGGCGACAAAGCATGTGCTGGAGGCTGTAAGGCTCATGCCTACCGAAGTAGTGCCGCTTGCGGAATGCTGCGGGCGTTTTTTGGCGGCGGATCTCGTCGCGCCGCAGCCGGTGCCGCATTTCCGGCGTTCGGGCATGGACGGGTATGCGCTGGCTGCCGCGGACACCGCCAAGGCTAGCATCCAGGCGCCGGTAATCCTGAATGTCGTGGACAATATTCCGGCAGGAACGGTTCCGCAGCGGGCTGTGCGCGCAGGGGAATGTGCCCGGATAATGACGGGCGCGGCCGTTCCGGATGGAGCGGATGCGGTCATCCCTTATGAGAAGACCGCCGAAGGCGGAACAAACACAGAGGGCTTCATTACATGCTTCGTGAAAGCTCCGGTCTCGCCGGGGGATAATGTATCGCCCATCGGCATGGAGATGGAGGCCGGCGAGACGGTGCTGCGCGCCGGCACGCGAATCGGGCAAGGGGAGATGGCGCTGCTGGCCATGTTCGGGGCGGCTGCGGTCCAGGTGCATCGCCGGCCGCGGGTCGCTATTATTGCGACTGGCGCGGAGCTGCTGGAAGTCCATGACGCGCTGCAGCCGGGACGAATTCGGAATAGCAACGGATCGATGATCGCGGCGGCCGTGACGGAGTTCGGGGGCATTCCGTACCATTTGGAACAGGTGGCGGATGATGCGGAACGGGCAGGTCAGGCGATCATGAACGCGTTGGCCGCCTATGATGCAGTCGTGTCGACCGGCGGCGTGTCTGTCGGCGATCACGATATTGTGTATGATATCACCCGATCGTGGGACGGCGATCTGAAGTTCAACAAAGTGATGATGCGTCCGGGCAGCCCGACGACGTTCGGCGTCCGGCAGGGAACGCCGCTGTTCGCACTGTCCGGCAATCCGGCGGCTTGCTATGTCGGATGCCGCCTATTTCTTCGTCCGGCGCTGCGCGGGATGATGGGCGCGGAACGCGCCGCGGAGCCGCGCATGAAGGCGGTACTGGCGGCCGACGATGTGAAGTCGGATCGCTTCACCCGCTTCGTGCGCGGCGTGCTGACCAGCCGGGAAGGCAGGCTGGAGGCCGCGCCGGTCGGCCGCGATATGTCGAGCATCACCGTATCGCTGCGAGATGCGAATTGCTTAATTTGTCTGCCCGGATCGCCGCACGGGCACAAGGCGGGAACGCTGGTGGATGTCATCGTATTGTAG
- the mobA gene encoding molybdenum cofactor guanylyltransferase: MTVSGVILAGGRNSRMNGMNKALLRIQGDTFIEQQVCRMRELCRSILVVTPDPALYTGLLANVQYVSDIYPGRGPLSGLHAAFRIVPTEYAWVVGCDYPAISAQAAEWMRRRAQEGDYDAVLPIAEGSHQMLHALYRPRPLLPIITERIRAGRHRLSGLLESCRWLGIAEEEWIRARIPLDFIRDVDTPGQYEALLNECAQASAWKEESGRGRSETQI; encoded by the coding sequence ATGACAGTAAGCGGCGTCATTTTGGCAGGGGGGCGCAATTCGCGGATGAACGGCATGAACAAAGCATTGCTCCGAATCCAGGGAGACACGTTCATCGAACAGCAGGTGTGCCGCATGCGCGAGCTGTGCCGCTCTATCCTTGTGGTTACGCCAGATCCGGCATTGTATACCGGATTATTGGCTAATGTTCAGTATGTGTCTGATATCTATCCGGGCCGCGGCCCGTTGAGCGGCCTGCATGCCGCGTTCCGCATCGTGCCGACGGAGTATGCTTGGGTGGTCGGATGCGATTACCCCGCGATCTCCGCCCAGGCTGCGGAGTGGATGCGGCGCCGCGCCCAGGAAGGCGATTATGATGCGGTGCTGCCGATCGCGGAAGGAAGCCATCAAATGCTGCATGCTCTTTATCGTCCCCGGCCCCTGCTGCCGATTATTACGGAACGGATTCGAGCAGGGCGGCATCGGCTGTCGGGACTGCTCGAGTCATGCCGTTGGCTCGGGATTGCGGAGGAGGAGTGGATCCGGGCTCGCATCCCGCTTGATTTCATCCGCGATGTGGACACGCCCGGGCAGTATGAAGCATTGCTGAACGAATGCGCCCAAGCGTCAGCGTGGAAGGAGGAGAGCGGCCGTGGGCGAAGCGAGACACAGATATAG
- the narH gene encoding nitrate reductase subunit beta, with amino-acid sequence MKIKAQIGMVMNLDKCIGCHTCSVTCKNTWTNRKGAEYMWFNNVETKPGIGYPKQWENQDRYKGGWVLKNGKLELRSGSRAKRLMNIFHNPDQPTIDDYYEPWDYDYEKLQQSPERKHQPVARPKSQITGEYMELNWGPNWEDDLAGAHDTGLLDPDMAGIQEAVRMEFEQVFMMYLPRICEHCVNPPCVSSCPSGAMYKRDEDGIVLVDQNACRSWRFCVSSCPYKKVYFNWQTNKAEKCTLCFPRIEQGLPTICSETCVGRIRYLGVMLYDADRVEEAASVTDEKQLYEAQLGIFLDPHDPEVIAAAREAGIPGDWMEAARQSPIYKMAVEWKIALPLHPEYRTLPMVWYVPPLSPITNMVEGKGAAASADDIFPAIEDMRIPVQYLANLLTAGDTGIVKRVLKKMAVMRSHMRVLHLGKEPDRGLLEELSIGEQEVEEMYRLLAIAKYEDRFVIPSAHREQFADLYSEQGACGFSNMMGGPGPCGG; translated from the coding sequence TTGAAGATTAAAGCGCAGATTGGCATGGTGATGAACCTGGACAAATGCATTGGCTGTCATACCTGCTCGGTCACATGCAAAAATACGTGGACGAACCGCAAAGGCGCCGAGTATATGTGGTTCAACAATGTGGAGACGAAGCCAGGGATCGGTTACCCGAAACAATGGGAAAATCAGGACCGCTATAAAGGCGGCTGGGTGCTCAAAAACGGGAAGCTGGAGCTTCGCTCCGGCAGCCGCGCCAAGCGGTTGATGAATATTTTCCACAACCCGGATCAGCCGACGATCGATGATTATTATGAGCCGTGGGATTACGACTACGAGAAGCTTCAGCAAAGTCCTGAACGGAAGCACCAGCCTGTCGCGCGGCCGAAGTCGCAAATAACCGGGGAATATATGGAACTGAACTGGGGACCGAACTGGGAAGACGATCTGGCAGGCGCCCACGATACCGGGCTGCTGGATCCGGATATGGCCGGCATTCAGGAAGCCGTGCGAATGGAGTTCGAGCAGGTGTTCATGATGTATTTGCCGCGCATCTGCGAGCATTGCGTCAATCCTCCCTGCGTATCTAGCTGTCCGTCGGGCGCCATGTACAAGCGGGACGAGGACGGCATCGTGCTCGTCGATCAGAATGCCTGCCGCTCGTGGCGGTTCTGCGTGTCGAGCTGCCCGTATAAGAAAGTCTACTTCAATTGGCAGACGAACAAGGCGGAAAAATGCACGCTATGCTTCCCGCGCATCGAGCAGGGTCTGCCGACGATATGCTCGGAGACCTGCGTCGGCCGGATCCGCTATCTGGGCGTCATGCTCTATGATGCGGACCGCGTGGAAGAAGCGGCTTCGGTTACGGACGAGAAGCAATTATATGAAGCGCAGCTCGGCATATTCCTTGATCCGCATGATCCGGAAGTGATTGCGGCTGCGCGTGAAGCCGGCATTCCGGGAGATTGGATGGAAGCGGCCCGGCAGTCGCCCATTTACAAGATGGCCGTGGAATGGAAGATCGCGCTTCCTCTGCACCCGGAATACCGCACGCTGCCGATGGTATGGTATGTGCCGCCGCTTAGCCCGATTACGAATATGGTGGAGGGCAAAGGCGCGGCCGCGTCGGCAGATGATATATTCCCGGCGATAGAGGATATGCGCATTCCGGTGCAATATCTTGCGAACTTGCTAACCGCGGGAGATACCGGGATCGTCAAGCGGGTACTGAAGAAGATGGCGGTGATGCGATCGCATATGCGTGTTCTCCATTTGGGGAAGGAGCCGGATCGGGGACTGCTGGAGGAGTTAAGCATCGGCGAGCAGGAAGTGGAAGAGATGTACCGCTTGCTGGCGATTGCCAAATATGAAGATCGGTTCGTCATTCCGTCAGCGCATCGGGAACAATTCGCGGATCTGTACAGCGAGCAGGGCGCATGCGGCTTCTCGAATATGATGGGCGGCCCGGGGCCTTGCGGAGGATAG
- a CDS encoding ThiF family adenylyltransferase has translation MGEARHRYSRQQSFQPIGPAGQAKLGRKHVLIVGAGALGSGIADILARAGVGIMTIIDRDVVEWSNLQRQTLYDEQDAAEQAPKAIAAARRLRQINSDIDIRAHVMDCGAAGLKELFDSSPIDLIMDATDNYELRFILNDIAYCYDVPWIHGACSGSYGVTYNFMPQDTPCLHCLLSRVPLGAATCDRDGVIAPAVQMVVALQAGEAIKWLSGNHACMSDRYTVFDQWSNTFQSFRIHAEKRDASCPTCGTHRTYPYLRSEAAWKTEVLCGRTTVSIRPPQRSGVDLDELARTLRRSGKRVASNPYLVQVEDGEQRIVIFADGRALVHGTSDSVTARKLYHRYLG, from the coding sequence GTGGGCGAAGCGAGACACAGATATAGCAGACAGCAAAGCTTTCAGCCGATCGGCCCCGCAGGGCAGGCGAAGCTGGGGCGCAAGCATGTCTTGATCGTCGGCGCGGGGGCGCTCGGATCGGGAATCGCGGACATCTTGGCGCGGGCCGGTGTCGGGATCATGACAATCATTGATCGGGATGTAGTGGAATGGAGCAATCTGCAGCGGCAGACGCTCTATGATGAGCAAGACGCGGCGGAGCAGGCGCCGAAGGCCATCGCGGCAGCCCGCCGGCTGCGGCAGATCAACTCGGACATCGATATTCGGGCGCATGTGATGGATTGCGGCGCAGCCGGACTGAAGGAGCTGTTCGATTCGTCTCCTATCGATCTGATTATGGACGCAACGGATAATTACGAGCTTCGCTTTATCTTGAACGATATTGCTTATTGCTACGATGTACCCTGGATTCATGGGGCATGCTCGGGAAGCTATGGGGTGACTTATAATTTCATGCCGCAGGACACGCCATGCCTGCACTGCTTGTTATCGCGCGTTCCGCTCGGCGCGGCCACTTGCGATCGGGATGGCGTCATCGCGCCAGCCGTGCAGATGGTCGTGGCCCTGCAGGCCGGAGAAGCGATCAAGTGGTTGTCAGGCAATCACGCGTGCATGTCTGACCGGTATACAGTGTTCGATCAGTGGTCCAACACCTTCCAGTCGTTCCGGATTCACGCGGAGAAGCGGGATGCTTCATGTCCGACTTGCGGCACGCATCGCACGTATCCGTATTTGCGGAGCGAGGCCGCCTGGAAAACGGAAGTGCTGTGCGGGCGCACCACGGTATCGATTCGTCCTCCGCAGCGTTCCGGCGTGGATCTGGATGAATTGGCCCGAACCTTGCGGAGAAGCGGGAAGCGGGTGGCGTCGAATCCGTATCTTGTTCAAGTCGAGGACGGGGAGCAGCGTATCGTTATTTTTGCGGACGGGCGCGCTTTAGTCCATGGAACATCCGATTCGGTTACGGCCAGGAAGCTGTATCATCGTTATTTAGGCTGA